One window of the Sparus aurata chromosome 7, fSpaAur1.1, whole genome shotgun sequence genome contains the following:
- the znf385a gene encoding zinc finger protein 385A isoform X4, translated as MIQPHLDMKPFLQFPIETPPPPHSMNLFHNFNTMDPVQKAVINHTFGVPLIKTKRPVISCNVCQIRFNSESQAEAHYKGNRHARRVKGIETSKSRPQEGDKSQMVPTTSSPSPPGAPGTAPDSESSKADEPRPLSQLNGALLAPGPLPPLTTPPTPPMDSPVPSVCPLLPTTTPPLIPPSSSSPGCGNGSSSSEQPGSGPPVSGAVGTPASSSPSNPETEEDKAKKLLYCSLCKVAVNSLSQLEAHNKGTKHKTILEARSGLGPIKAYPRLGPKPSGEQGGGPVDPNTQERTFHCEICNVRVNSELQLKQHISSRRHRDGMAGKPNPLLSRHKKHRGADLTSSLTFSKDLTKALGAGLLPSPLAVAAAMAAAASSNQLALRAAAPAPHPHHHHHLLQGPPLSHAILRPAPGPIRTTHGPILFSPY; from the exons ATGGACCCAGTGCAGAAGGCTGTGATCAACCACACCTTTGGAGTACCGCTGATCAAGACCAAGCGGCCGGTCATCTCCTGTAACGTCTGCCAGATCCGCTTCAACTCAGAG AGCCAGGCAGAAGCCCATTACAAAGGAAACCGCCATGCCAGGAGAGTCAAAGGCATAGAGACCTCCAAGAGTCGTCCACAGGAGGGGGACAAGTCTCAAATGGTgcccaccacctcctccccgTCTCCGCCCGGAGCCCCTGGTACTGCCCCTGACAGCGAGTCCAGCAAAGCAG ATGAACCACGGCCTCTGTCACAGTTAAATGGGGCCCTGCTGGCCCCGGGGCCCCTTCCCCCTCTCACCACCCCACCAACCCCACCCATGGACTCTCCGGTGCCCTCAGTGTGCCCCCTCCTGCCCACCACCACTCCTCCCCTgatccctccttcctcctcctccccaggCTGCGGTAATGGCAGCTCCAGCTCAGAGCAGCCCGGGTCCGGACCCCCAGTCTCAGGGGCTGTCGGCACCCCGGCCTCCAGCAGCCCGTCCAATCCAGAGACGGAGGAGGACAAGGCCAAGAAGCTGCTGTACTGCTCACTGTGCAAGGTCGCGGTCAATTCCTTGTCACAGCTGGAGGCCCACAACAAAG GTACCAAACACAAAACTATTCTGGAGGCACGGAGCGGGCTGGGCCCCATAAAGGCGTATCCTCGCCTCGGCCCCAAGCCCAGCGGAGAGCAGGGAGGGGGGCCGGTGGACCCCAACACTCAGGAACGAACCTTCCACTGTGAGATCTGCAATGTGCGGGTCAACTCTGAACTGCAACTCAAACAG CACATATCAAGTCGAAGGCACCGGGACGGCATGGCGGGCAAGCCTAACCCCCTCCTCAGCCGACACAAGAAGCACAGGGGAGCTGATCTGACG TCCTCTTTGACCTTCTCCAAGGATCTCACCAAAGCTTTGGGTGCAGGGCTCTTGCCCAGCCCCTTGGCTGTTGCTGCAGCAATGGCCGCTGCGGCATCCTCGAACCAGCTGGCACTCCGCGCAGCAGCTCCCGCACCCCACCcgcaccatcaccatcacctaTTGCAAGGCCCGCCTCTCAGCCACGCCATCCTGAGACCCGCCCCCGGGCCCATCCGCACCACCCACGGGCCAATCCTCTTCTCACCGTACTGA